The genomic region tACGTAGTTCAATTTTATAtgcttaaataaaaatctaaaatcttgttctttgcagaaaaaaaatcctttatttgtgtcatatctcgtacttttaaaaacatttatctaTAAAGGACACGTCGTTAATGACAGTAATGTGTCTGATGTTTGTAGGTTCTCGTTTGCGACGGATATCGCACGTGGAATATCGTATCTGCACCAGCACAAGATCTGTCACGGCAGACTCAAATCATCTAACTGCGTCATCGATGACCGCTGGGTGTGTAAgatcacaggtgtgtgtgtgtgtgttataattgACTGATAAAACACACCTGTATTATTTATACAATGTAtatatgtaactgtaaacaaacaattaaacgTTGAAAAAGATAAGAATTTGAGAACATTTCAATTTTCTAGAAAGCGCGTTACACTCGTCTTGTAAAAGTGTTTCCTATAAAATAACGAtgtttaaagaatatttttgtttgtttttagaaagttACACAAATACTGTAGATATTTATATAGAATCATTTACAGCACAAATTCTACGTTAATCTAATGCTCACTTTAAAtttttaaacactgttgcaTTGTGGGAAATTGTTCTAATCAAAATGTCACGTTTTACACTACGTAGATGTAATTGGTAAGTCAGACGTGAAAGTGTTTGAGGGTTAGCATGGACTTGAACCAGTCCTTGaacgttttttttaataataaaacctaTGAGACTGTCCTCGAGAGTCCTCGAACTTCAGCTGGATCGTTCAAATCTAAGCATGTTTTGATTGCATCAGTATATTCTGGTGCAgcatgaaggtgtgtgtgtgtgtgtgttaagaatATAAACGGCTAACTATTTAAAAAGCTATTCTTAAATGGTCACAGTCTTTATAAATATCATAATCTCTTAAATAATAATTCTGGCCAGCTGGCTAACACGAGCTAACTTAAACAGGATTCTAAACCCAATTATAAACGTTATAACGCTAGTCatctagctaacatgagctaagcCACAAGCTAGCAGAACAGTGTAGTAAGCAAcctgaaagaaaagaacagCTTAGATTTCCTACAGAGTATTTTATAGCTAATAAGTATAAATGACAGATATCGTGATAAGTTATGACAGTACCAAGCTAGCACATTAGCTAGCAGGCTAGTTACTCAGCTAGCTATTCACTTATTAGCATCTTGTTAGCATCTGACCTGTAGGTTAGCATGTTTTGAATTTAATATTGTTCCCTTTTACACTTGGTGGGTTTTATTTGGGTTTTCTTTGGTTTACAGTACAGTCAGAGTTTGCCACTTTGTGTatcatgatgtgtgtgtgttagattacGGCCTGTGTGTGTATCGGCGTGAAGACTGCGCTGAGCCACTCACCACCTACCAGTTGAGGCTGAGGGATGTGTACACTCCTCCTGAAGCTCAGAACGGAAACATGGAGCCCACACTAACTGGAGATGTgttcaggcacacacacacacacgcacacacacgcacacacacacacacctctgatactgagtgtgtgtgtccccacAAGGCACAGTATCAGcagtgtaaatatttcattaaacagGATGtgttctgttatttatttttgctctgtttttatttcagttactcGATTATTCTGCTGGAGATCGCCACGAGGAGTGATCCTGTCCCTGTGAGTGTCTatgtactggtgtgtgtgtgtatgtgtgtgtgtgtgtgtgtgtgtgaatatcatatatatatttacaccacggcgctgctgagttctggatggTGATTGGGTCAGAAGctggtgattagttctctataacagcagctctgacagtagcgcaggtttataataatgcacTCGTTCTTATACGTTATCGTTCCTcggtctctctgtatctcttgctctctctcttcctctctctctctctctcttcctcgctctctctgtctctctccctcaggtGGAGGACACTTCAGTAGAGAGTGCCTGGTGTCCTCCGCTTCCTGAGCTGATATCTGGGAAAGCTGATAACACCTGTCCCTGTCCTGCTGAGTACgcagaggtacacacacacacgatcctaaaatatcaaaaaaattattagtttttttgCCATTTGGCCTAAAACGCTTTCGTCTGTCTCTCCGGATCGTTATTCCTCGTTTCCTGCTCCTCAGCTGATTCGTCGATGCCGCTCCCATAATCCCGCCCACAGGCCGACCTTCGAGCAAATCAGAAAGTTTGTTTACAGGATCAACCCTCACAAAGTCAGTCCAGTGGATATGATGATGAACCtggtgagtacacacacacacacacacacacacacaggaatctATAATATCGAATTAatctttgtatgtgtgtgtgtgtgtgtgtgtgtagatggagaAGTACAGTAAACACCTGGAGGTTCTAGTGGCAGAGCGCACGCAGGATCTGATGCATGAGAAACAGAAAACTGACCGCCTGCTCTACAGTTAATACACACcagtcaccacacacacacacacacacacacacacacacactcatgcacacacacaagcaactCATAAAGCTTCATTATGAGCTCTGTCCTTTTTTGTTTAAAGCCCAACTCTAATCCTTCAACACTACCATCACATcattgttctctgtgtgtgtgtgtgtgtgtgtgtgtgtgtgttgaaggtATGCTTCCAAAGCAGGTAGCTGATGATCTCAGACAGGGGAAATACTCTCAGGCTCAGAGTTACGTCAGCGCTACCGTCTACTTCAGGTAcatgcacaagcacacacaaacactattgtcttttttacttttactgtaattttgtttattaatgaacTCAGGAACTATTTAAATGAGACACTGATCTGTGTACACAGTGAGTATACGTGAGTAATAGCAACGTTAGATTGTCTCATTAAAGGAAAGTAATTCAAAACAAAAGTTCATCCTACACCAGGAAAAAATTATCCTTAGTGAGTGAAGATATCTTAAAGGAAAAGTTATCTATAGTTTGCGATTATTACGTAACAAATATAACCTTTAATCTAAATCTAgacatttttctcatttcaaGTTGAAATcagcagataattttgcttctttcaaaaatgaaacacaaaatctCATAATAGAATAAGATTAAGAAATAGAAGTAGAGgtaataatcatatattcatttaaaaaaaacaatcaaataaagagaaatattagtTACATTTGCCAGTAAGCTCCATAAGTCCATAAAGCAGTAAGAATTAATTAAAGTAATGACTTTGCTTTaacaccttgtgtgtgtgtgcatgttgctCAGTGATATAGTGGGATTCACGCAGTTGTCCAGCACCAGCACTCCATACCAGGTTGTCGACTTCCTGAACAAACTCTACACAACTTTCGATGAAATCATCGATAATTACGACGTCTACAAAGTGGAGACCATCGGAGACGCCTGTACAACCCGTTTCTCTTTCTAATGTAGAGAGATATTTGTGTgtggatatatagatatacagctgtatgatgtgtgtgtgtgtgtgtgtgtgtgtgtgtgtagatatggTGGTGTCGGGTGTGCCGCGTGAGAATGGGATCCTCCACGCGTCTGAAATCGCCAGCATGGCCCTggatctggtgtgtgtgtgcaaaacaTTCAGGATCCCACACAAACCCCAAACACAGCTACAGATTCGTGCAGGAATACACTCAGGCAagagcgtgcacacacacacacacatttggagTCATAGTGGAATTGTTTCCAGTCTAACatcacgctgtgtgtgtgtgtgtgtgttggtcaggCCCGGTGGTGGCCGGTGTGGTCGGGACTAAAATGCCGCGGTACTGTTTGTTTGGAGACACCGTAAACACAGCATCACGCATGGAGTCCACGAGTCAAGGTAAAAACTATCACACTCAGAGCGGTGCTAACCTCACTGTgtcctgtaaacacacacacacacacacacacacacacacttactctaCAACTACACTTTTACTCATTAATCGCACAATAAATCTGCATTTAATATCTGCAACAGTGTAACATACTATTTAAAGATGCAAATAAACTGCATATAAAGTCACAATCAGAAGTGAAGAACAGTATTACAGCATGTTGTGGCTGATTTACAAACAATAATCATGTAAATGATGTCATTAtgtcaagaaaacaaaaacatacatgctgaaaaaaaattcttgtaaAAACGAGTTGTTTTCATGAGATTTTTTCTCACAtgcacatcacatcacaaacTCTCGTTTTCGtttaagaaataattaaaaaccttAGAAAAACATGAGGTCTTATTTATCCATCCGTACACCCTAGCTCTGAAGATCCAGTGCAGCTCCAGTGCGTTTTACCTTCTGGAGGAGATCGGGGGATACACACTCACCTGCAGAGGAGTGTTACAGGTCAAGGTGAGTCACATACAACATCAACAGTATTCTCAATCCTTACCTTCTGTTCACCACCAGCTCTGCGTTCTCCATGCTCGGGATCCCATCTGTGTGATTTCtaaacaaatcaaaccaaaacaattATTAATGAACACCAAAAATCAGACAGTAGAATTCAGAAGAGTGGATTCGTCTATTTTAATCAGCGCTCAGATATAAGATGATGAATGGGCAAGGAAGAGAACACGAGTGAGAAAAACGTGCGTTTTAATCCCATCGGGCGTCTCAGAGGATTAAAGAGAGTGAGTAATGATGAGTAACGAACGACAGGTGATTAATCACCGCAGCAAAGCACTAATGAGAGTCAGAGACGTCCAACGCTATACGAGTGGCTGTTATAGAGACACAAACTGGGACACATGCAGTGAGGACGCGATAATCCTGCAGTCGTCTGTGTCATTTCGCTCTAAAACAACAGACTTTCTGCGTATTAATGGCATTATAATCTGGTTCTAAACGCTGAATATCTTCCTCACTCATCTGAAAAGCTTCTGTGGGAAATTCAGTGGCTTCTGTTCCCCGAGTTTCCTTAATAACACACAACCACAGGTCACTCTACATGTGGTCTGATGTGCagttttcctttctctccatctctccgtctctctctctgtctctctttccatctctcactttctgtttctctgtgtctcttcccatctctttctctttctccatttctctcactttctgtttctgtgtctcttcccatctctctctttctccgtttctctcactttctgtttctctgtgtctcttcccatctctttctctttcttcgtttctctcactttctttttctctatgtttcttctcatctctttctctttctcactttctctctctctatttacttactctccccatctctctatTTATCATTTTCTATCTCTCaatccatcactctctctcgctccttctctctctctctgtttttcaccATCTTACTCTCCCCgtctctgtttatctctttttatctctcaatccgtctctctctctccttctctgtctctgtatttgtctctctctctcagggtaaAGGGGACATGGTGACGTACTGGTTGGAGGGGAAGCAGTCGGTGAAGGTCTGTAAGGAGGATAAGAAGAATAAGGAGAATACGGAGAAGCGAGTGGACGATGTAGACAAAGAGCAGTTTAACCTTCTCCCTGGAGTCTGCAACAACAACACCAGCAACGACCTGCTATTTGAACCCaactaacacaaacacacactgcgaCACACTCTGATCAACCCTGGTTTTTGACGAAACACACTGTCACATGTCAGGACGGTGTGAACACAGGGTGTGTACTCAGTGTACTCTTTAATATCTTATTCCTAACgtttatatttaattactaCAAAATAAACTGTAGATGGGACTGATGTCAGATTCCACACTTATTTATTAGCATGAGATGTAGCATGGTGTTTATCTGTAGGAAGGTCggtgtgtttgtctgtgcttCGCTGTATGCTGTGTGTAGTTATACAGAGATTACCTCAGGTTTGTAGGAAActtacgtatatatatatatatatatatatatatatatatatatatatatatatatatatatatataatactgcAGCATTGTATACAACACATTTACTGTTTTGTGGAGTAAaactccagagagagagagagaattcacaCATATCGGACAAACATATTAATGCTGAGAATTTGTAGCAACTTCATGTCAGAAATTTcaattagtaaaaataaatgaataaaaatactacATGACATCATCACCTCAGCTTTTTGTGTCTTGGATGATCGAGATGCACGGACCCTGTGGACAAGAGACacttcatctttctctctctctctctctctctctctctcacacacacacacacacacacacgcacacagagacacacacttacatacacagAATGATAAAGAGATATGCAGATATACACATCACACAGATAGCAGAGGaacaaaagtgaaaagaaagagagatttgGTGATTGGTTAAACGAGGAGAAAGAGCTCAGGTGTGCTGAAGTGAAGAACCACCtgggactgagagagagagggagagaggggtgtgtgtgtgagagagagagagagagagagagagaaagatatccTGCTGGAGTGTGTATGCGATGTGACGGCTGCAGCTGATTCTCCCACTGCTCTGTGATTGTAACACACTGCACTAAAGACCAtactcatttacacacacttcatcagTACATACTGGGTTCGtcagagtgtgttagtgtattttaatgtgtgtttgaggtctcacacacacacacacaaaatctgcaGCACTGAACCTTGCATAATAGAAAACAGAGTAGAccagatagacaaacagataaCATGAAGCAACGGAAAGAAATAAATAGGCAAATTGCTAAATAATAGAAACAAGATAAAACCCAGAAATTATGATAGAAACACTGAAaacagactgatagatagatagatagatagatagatagatagagtgtgTGTACTGATGTTGGTAATTAGATGAATAATCAGGATGTGCTCTCTGTCTGAAGTGCCCATGCTAATTAGATGCGTGCGCACCGCATGGGCCACAAAAGAGCCCTCACACGCTTCAAGCAATCATTTCAttaacatcagagagagagagagagagagagagagagagagagatcaaaggGTTTCCAGAAAAACATGAATCTGTCAATGCAGATTGATGAGAAAAACACTCTCGCTCTCAGGTTTGTGCTTTCACAATCAACCAGGAGCAGCttcgggaaaaaagtattgtctctctcattcattaAGGATGTTATTAATCCTGTGCTtgagcagtggtgtgtgtgtggtttatgtGTAGTGTATGTGGTGCTTGGTGTGTGgtatgtatgtgtacgtgtagtatatgtggtgtgtggtgtgtggtgtgtgtgtgtgtggtatgtgtgtggggtgtgtatggaatgtgtgtgtaacagaACTCAGAGTTTAAGTCATTTATATTCACTACACCAACATAAATAACATACAGATGACATTAGAAAGCCTGGATtataaacaccacacacacacacacacacacacacacttcatattaGTGTCCAgtttaagatatttttaatGTAGTTATATTGAGATGTTTTCTAAACAGTCAGAAATAAACACCTACAGCAcatctttattcctcttatactacagcaatttaccaacgaGTACAATGTTTTATGAAGAAGTGTGTGTCcgtgtgaaggagtgtgtgtgtgtgtgtgtgtgtattttttatctCCAGGCCGTGTCTCGGTGTGTGTGAGTCTCCTCCTTCACGTTTGTGTGTTGATTCTCTTCTCCAGCTCCCACTGTGCAGCTACACGAGCGCTGTAGATCACAAACCCCCAGGACACCAACACCACTGCCAAcacaatctaacacacacacacacgcacagggtTACAGCCTCTTacacctttcacacacacacacgttcatacaGCACATTGAACCTGTCTGtactgatctgaaggtgtgaaagaaagaaagaacttgTAGACAACTTGATGATATGAACAAAGGAAAGAGTAACAGAAAGAAACATATAGAGAGATACgagactagctagctagctagatagatagaagcAAATAGTAAGAAAGACAGGGACTAAGAAAAATGGAGACAAAAAGCTTAagatcagaaagaaagaaacagatgatgatagacagacacagataaatagatagacaaacggatagaaaataaaaagaaggcaAAAGAAAGCCAGAGGGACATAAAGTAAACAATAAAGCCTTTAGTTACAGAAACAAGATTgccgctttaaaaaaaaaagcggtttaaaaaaattgatcAAATGGACAGTGTGCAGTTAGTctctcattattattgttgttgttgttgacgaAAGTATCAAAAGTAGCGTCTCTGAAGGGTTAGCTAAGCTAGCAGTTAGCCTAGCCGCTACAGTACTCACTGTAGACAGGATTGTGTCCAGAGCGCGCTGACTGACGCTCATCATCATctctacactacacacagaTACGGTAATAACAGATTATTCAGATACAGAATTCTCTGTATAATATCTCCAGGTACAGCCAAGCAATCCGCGTCGCCATAACAACAGGCGGAAGTAAGCTGAACAACAAGCGGAAGTATAGCGCCCCCAAGTGGACGCGCGGCGCGTGAACgtgactctctctctatatataaagttttaaaaatagacTTTCAAACAGCTTCAGTCACGACTTCATTAAATGGAGGGGTAAAGAAAAATACGAATAAAATAGAtgtatgaaaatgaaataaaataaacaatcatgtaattaaaagaaaaacagttatattaaattaaacttGTGATGACAGTTAACGGTAGATTTTACTGCAATCTAAATTTTGATGTTGAATGTACAAGTAAGATCAGTTACAGCTCAGtcttccaaaaacaaaacacttggaTTCAAgatgcaataaataataaccTACAGGCAATCACAGAaataatataacattatatatcaTTCGATTTAAAACAGTAACAATTATAAATCACGCAAACGGACAGGGGCagatattgttttacttttatatatatgtacatatatatatattatactgaatgtcttcatttctctccgtgatttctatttatttaattggatGTAATTACATCTCCAGGCCGCTAGGGTGCACATGCGCGTTTCGCCTCTTTTGATATCCGGCTTTCTTCTGCTGGTCCCTTGAAGGTTTTTCCTCTGTGGCCGAACTGGACAGCAAGCGAAACGATGACCTTATTAAAGTTATGAACTTGGTATGATGATCGTGGAATGATTAGAACGTTTCGATCTTGATGGATGTGTGTAATCTCGCGTTTTTAAAAGCTTTACCGTAACAGGAGCTCGCGCAGCAGCAGCGCTCTGAGGTAAGatagctaacatgctaacaagCTAGCTGCCAATTTGAATGTCTAATTATTCTCGCCgtgtttctctttttattccctAAGATGTCACCGGTTTCTTTGCCGTTTCAGTTATTTCCGTGTGAATCCTTAAAGCGCATGTAATGTAGTCGggaatgtttgtttgtgctgtttatTTTGGAAGAGAACTCGTTTTTCTTATGAAACATTTGAAAAGCAGTGTTTGTGTGAGGGTTTAAACAGCTCGTGATGGTTTAATTGCAGTCATTTGTCCAGATGAATTATAAAAGATTATAAAAGAAAAGTGAGAGGATATGTCCAACCTTCAGAGTTCTTAGCTATTGGTtcgtaaacaaaacaaataactcAAGGATTTTGTTTAGGAGAAGGTTGTTATCTGGCAGCTTTAGCTTTGCAAACTACATTCCTGAAGTAGTGTAACACAGACTGGGGAAAAGAGCACTCGTTCTGCATATTTAGTGTTCTAGAAGTGCTGATGATGCACATGATCTCCTCGAAAAGTGACATGGTGTGTGATTTTGATCTTAAAGATGATGGCGCCCACAAAGATTAAGCTGCGtttgaggaagaaggagaaaggCTCGACAAAGTCGTCTCAGCGGCAGCGGCAGCAGTCGCTTCGTCCCGAGACGTCCCCGGACTCAAAGTGTCCGATCTGCCTGGACCGCTTTGTGAACGTGGCATCTGTGGAGCGCTGCCTGCACCGTTTCTGCTTTCGCTGCATCCGTGAGTGGGCCAAGAACAAAGCGGAGTGCCCACTTTGCAAGCAACCGTTCCGCTCCATCTTCCACTCTGTGAAGGCCGAGAACGACTTCAAAGAATTTGTGGTGCTGGAGGACAACGCGCCGAGCGCAACCACATCGGCATCGGCAACTGTTGCAGTGACTGCAGCAGCGATAGCGGTGGCCCCGGCTGGCCAGAACGATGCTGAAAGCGCGGCGACACGACCTCGCCGTTCCAGAGCAACAAGGACCAGGCGGAGTCAGAGAGCTCAAGACCCCGCCCCTTCTGCTTCTTCAGTGGATGGCGTGGCGCTGGATCACGCGACTTTGGTGCAGAGAGATCCAGCTTGCCTGCGGCAGCTGCTGCCATGGCTACGCCGAGAGCGAGTCATGGGAGCCAATCCCAGTGAGCTCCGCCCCTTCCTGCTGGCACGCACTGACCACATCCTGCACGAGCTGGTGAGCTTTGCACGTTCCATCGAGGCCATGCAGTGTCCCCCGACCCCAAGCTATGAGGAGGACAGCGGCTCACAGTCGTCTATAATCAACATCTCagaggtctcacacacacacacacatgcacttggaGTGTGCTTGTtattacatttaacattataaaGTAAAGTAAGGTATACTAAACATAAAGGGACggaagatagatagatggatggatgagtgagtgaaagGATGGATGTTGTGTATGGATATAGATTGATGGATATTTTACGTGCTGTGTCACACTCTCTTTACAGGATGATGATAGCGAGGAAGCAGACGTTACCGAGGACACCACC from Ictalurus furcatus strain D&B chromosome 15, Billie_1.0, whole genome shotgun sequence harbors:
- the LOC128619429 gene encoding atrial natriuretic peptide receptor 2 → MNPFSHYGCTYLFLFAVVVVGWHDLDNSEYDCWPLEKPDELNMIDCGGLEMAWVLRPPEKVLSGEEFNVIYSVTVNDKFYRWAVEHDVFIHRSIKDADEARRFCEQQECPSNWKDANGENCCIHHANIHSCPMGYMQAAEERICGPWIPDDGKIFTHTISTSGKMTQTNWTAKVVLIHEGLTSLIAHIRVGNMQVALEAKSTVLPTILCGDGVCLEEESCSTCPADCGDCPLSASVRAAIGLIVTIIIISFFTIAMWFRYQKQKLLWDESWIIDFSEIKQDHVAQETMGSIISVPAFNIDSNASCVTGLSSCTGMQASRKQLYTHTSIYDGRTVAVKKIKTKTFSLSKVIRQEVKQVRELDHPNLCKFFGGCVEVPNVAIVTEYCPKGSLNDVLLNEEIPLNWGFRFSFATDIARGISYLHQHKICHGRLKSSNCVIDDRWVCKITDYGLCVYRREDCAEPLTTYQLRLRDVYTPPEAQNGNMEPTLTGDVFRHTHTHAHTRTHTHTSDTECVCPHKAQYQQCKYFIKQDVFCYLFLLCFYFSYSIILLEIATRSDPVPVEDTSVESAWCPPLPELISGKADNTCPCPAEYAELIRRCRSHNPAHRPTFEQIRKFVYRINPHKVSPVDMMMNLMEKYSKHLEVLVAERTQDLMHEKQKTDRLLYSMLPKQVADDLRQGKYSQAQSYVSATVYFSDIVGFTQLSSTSTPYQVVDFLNKLYTTFDEIIDNYDVYKVETIGDAYMVVSGVPRENGILHASEIASMALDLVCVCKTFRIPHKPQTQLQIRAGIHSGPVVAGVVGTKMPRYCLFGDTVNTASRMESTSQALKIQCSSSAFYLLEEIGGYTLTCRGVLQVKGKGDMVTYWLEGKQSVKVCKEDKKNKENTEKRVDDVDKEQFNLLPGVCNNNTSNDLLFEPN